The genomic DNA tatatacgtaACATAAAATAGTAGAAACACGATCAATGTGGTCTTGGTTTCATCTTGGGCATAAGTGTGAGTTTTAATTATTGtttgagatattaaattaaagagaATTGATTCCAAAAAAAGAGATAGTATAATTTAGATAAGATTTACAAAGTTAACAATTTCTATTAATTTTTATACTGCTTCTATTATGACATTTTAATTGAAGATATAGGTGTATTGAATTTGATTGACAGATTTAATTGCAATTTGtcatttttaaatatgttttatatgTAAGTAAAAACAGTGTAttatatttaaaagaaataacatTAAAATGGCATTGATTTTTCCTTAGGTGGTCCAAAATTGCAGCAAGATTGCCTGGAAGAACTGATAATGAGATCAAGAATCATTGGAACACCCATATAAAAAAGAAGCTTATTAAGATGGGGATCGATCCTGCCACACATGAGCCTTTACAAAAACCAGACACCCCTGAAAACAAGCCAAATCTTGATCCTAATCAACCAGAAAACTTGTCGAAAAGTTGTGCCCATGAATTCAGCCTTCCAACTGGGACCGACGAATGGAGATCATCTTGGGAGTCCGATGATGACCCCTCGATCAACTTGATATGGTCAGAGGCATTTCTCCATGACTTGTCGGAGAACTTCCATGGCACTGATTCTTGGTGGAAAGAATATAGTGAAATTGGGACATCTTCAAAGGAGGAGACCTGTTTTTCATGGTTGGTGGGGGATGCTGGTGACGATGATGGGAACTTGGGATTTAGTGGTTTCAGTGAAATATTAGGGATGAATTTGCCTTGACATGGGTGGCAAGTTTTAGCATGCACCTATTAGGGACTGCCCTGCCTTTGTGCACGCATGTGAACAATGAAAAGAGGCATTATGTGTTCGTTAATAGACCTCATTAAGCTTTATGTCTAGATTAATTATTTATGATTACAGGGGATCAATAAAAGTGAAAAGACTTAAGAAAGCTTTCATGTCAAATATAACTATTGTTGATGATGTAGCATCCACACCCAAATCTTTCCATTGTTCGAATATAGATCttctataaatattattttcccttttttttcttcttcaattcccattaaattaaaatatgaattctacaataaaatatttatatttgaagTATATGTTCATAAATTTAAGGGTGTAGCCAAGGAAGGTTCTTGGTGGGTGAAATTATTATTCACCCTCCATACACATGTTAAAAATATTCTAATTAATatttacttttaataatttttaaaattatttattaattcattttatacAATTCATAAATACCAATCTCCAAAGTGAAAACCATTATGTGTTTAAACACGTATTGAAAAATTCTTGCaacaaacataaaaatcatatccaTCAATAGGAAGATGGTATTGATTTTTTTTACATTCATGAATCATAAAGAAATAAAAGGTCTTTTCATCCATACAATAAAAAGGTCATCATC from Gossypium arboreum isolate Shixiya-1 chromosome 9, ASM2569848v2, whole genome shotgun sequence includes the following:
- the LOC108462987 gene encoding MYB-like transcription factor ODO1, whose protein sequence is MVGVDWCKMRGTGRQPCCDKLGVKKGPWTAEEDKKLVNFMRTHGYYCWRAVPKLAGLRRCGKSCRLRWTNYLRPDLKRGLLNHDEEQLVIDLHARLGNRWSKIAARLPGRTDNEIKNHWNTHIKKKLIKMGIDPATHEPLQKPDTPENKPNLDPNQPENLSKSCAHEFSLPTGTDEWRSSWESDDDPSINLIWSEAFLHDLSENFHGTDSWWKEYSEIGTSSKEETCFSWLVGDAGDDDGNLGFSGFSEILGMNLP